The following proteins are co-located in the Phragmites australis chromosome 10, lpPhrAust1.1, whole genome shotgun sequence genome:
- the LOC133931149 gene encoding transcription factor IBH1-like 1 has translation MQGPSTSKNTMAAFKQDFLKNLLLSLRERTEARSFHAMSLQERKRAVKSSADVSMAAARGATGGSRLRWAKVILAAAAAAAASSNPSCKLKRCRRVVRRCCLEKRSRGCAPPASAMSSDYVARRMVRRRTMALRKVIPGGDAAMDEASLLREAMDYVVHLRAQVDVLRRVSEAARIQLPPGSFSKGT, from the exons ATGCAAGGCCCAAGCACAAGCAAAAACACCATGGCCGCCTTCAAGCAAGACTTCCTCAAGAACCTGCTCCTGAGCCTCCGGGAACGCACAGAGGCGCGCTCCTTCCACGCCATGAGCCTCCAGGAGAGGAAGCGCGCCGTCAAGTCCTCCGCCGATGTCTCCATGGCGGCCGCACGCGGCGCCACCGGCGGCAGCCGATTGAGGTGGGCCAAGGTCATCTTGGcggcggctgccgccgccgccgcgtcgtccAACCCTTCTTGCAAGCTGAAGCGGTGCAGGAGGGTTGTGAGGCGGTGCTGCCTTGAGAAGAGGAGTAGAGGCTGTGCTCCTCCTGCCAGTGCGATGAGTAGCGATTACGTTGCTAGGAGGATGGTGAGGAGGAGGACCATGGCGCTCAGGAAGGTGATACCCGGAGGGGACGCCGCCATGGACGAGGCCTCGCTGCTCCGTGAAGCCATGGACTACGTCGTCCACTTGCGCGCCCAGGTCGATGTGCTCCGCCGCGTCTCCGAAGCCGCGCGGATCCAGCTTCCTCCG GGATCCTTCTCGAAGGGTACTTGA